Proteins from a genomic interval of Candidatus Eisenbacteria bacterium:
- a CDS encoding T9SS type A sorting domain-containing protein produces the protein MKHSRAVSRPGSRRDGIGFSLALTFLFLGALFVAPAHAQNGLQLDGSNDYVTIGAAPTLGTSSFTVETWFRRTGAGVATSTGSGGVTAVPLVTKGRAEADASTADMNYFLGIRGTDSVLVADYEEGTGQTSPGLNHPIVGVTALKRDVWYHAAATFDGTTLRLYLNGALEATVVVGASRLPQSASTQHAALGSALTTAGTAAGFFAGTLDEPRVWNVARAQLDIQNAMLQEVASGAGLIGRWGLNEGTGTSAASTVGGAPSGTLTGGPTWAVGASFGPAWALFFSGTTGVAALGNPAALGLSQYTIECWFRRDGAGAATDVGAGSDDAIPLIAHGRGDQDTGQVHVNWFLGIRESDGVLMTDFEESSAGATPSLNHPTYGTTALPPGSAWHHAAATYDGTTLKLYLDGALESSVVVGQPAGTPTVMPASIGSALDRNGEADGFFHGVIDEARVWNLARSQAQIQSTANTQIAGASAGLVARWGLNEGTGSSIASSAGTALPGTLNATGWSWVGGAPFNLSFLAPAPPTALAAVALSSTTIRLTWTDNSSNESRFEIERSTTGVGGPFTPVDQVSANVVTFDDGGRTPGSETCYRVRAANGNGNSNYTSSECATTPLVTRTALDLAGNTYVTFGDADVVDLAQFTVECWFRRDGAGTTTTTGTGGVTDAIPMVTNGRGESEVSNVDLNWFLGLRAADGVLIADFEEGAGGTSPSLNHPVIGVTPIAANGVWHHAAASYDGGTWSLYLDGNLEATVVAGQPVASLSTQHNAIGSALTSTGTAAGFFEGAFDEVRVWNSARSLTQIRSTANGQLDLATSGLVARWSLDDGSGTAVASSAGTIANGTISGVAFTWIGPAPFDLAFNTPPAVPTLNAPASGATGTSTSPTLSVSVSDADGDSVTVTFYGRAAGPTAGPDFTLLGIPDTQFYTSHLNGGSNAILFSQMNWTLANRASLNIPYMVQLGDCVQNGDNGGSPIEWLRADSAWKLVENPLATTLADGIPYGICVGNHDQSPIGDADGTTTFYNQYFGSARYAGRAYYGGHYGGNNDNWFDLFSAGGLDFLCIGLEYDTSPDVAVLNWADSLMKAYPSRRAFVASHNLLGSGNPGTFSTQGSATYNALRDNPNFFMMLCGHVSEEGRRVDTFEGRTVHTVMSDYQARTNGGNGWLRLMNFSPANNVIRVRTYSPWLVQFEADSDSSSQFTLAYDMSGGGAAYQVIGSVKVASGEVASLVWSGRTANTAYQWYAVASDGPTSQTGPTWSFTTGTTTAVPGLSATEFAIGPVIPNPTRGAFRVSFALPQAGVVRASLHDVMGREVAVLADRRFAAGRHELHADALERVRRLSNGIYFVRVSAAGSTRVQRVAIVQ, from the coding sequence ATGAAGCATTCCCGTGCCGTGTCACGTCCGGGCTCCCGGCGTGATGGGATTGGATTCTCACTCGCGCTGACCTTTCTGTTCCTCGGGGCGCTGTTCGTCGCGCCGGCTCACGCGCAGAACGGTCTGCAACTCGACGGTTCGAACGACTACGTCACGATCGGCGCCGCGCCCACGCTGGGCACCTCGAGCTTCACGGTCGAGACGTGGTTCCGCCGCACCGGCGCGGGCGTCGCGACCAGCACTGGCTCGGGTGGTGTGACCGCAGTCCCGCTCGTCACCAAGGGCCGCGCCGAGGCCGACGCCTCGACCGCGGACATGAACTACTTCCTCGGCATTCGCGGTACCGACTCGGTGCTGGTCGCCGACTACGAAGAAGGCACCGGGCAGACGAGCCCGGGTCTCAATCACCCGATCGTCGGCGTGACGGCACTCAAGCGCGACGTGTGGTACCACGCAGCGGCGACGTTCGACGGCACCACGCTGCGCCTGTATCTGAACGGCGCGCTCGAAGCGACGGTCGTGGTGGGTGCCTCGCGCTTGCCGCAGTCGGCCAGCACTCAGCACGCCGCTCTCGGCTCGGCGCTCACCACCGCGGGAACCGCGGCGGGCTTCTTCGCCGGCACACTCGATGAACCGCGCGTGTGGAACGTGGCGCGTGCGCAGCTCGACATCCAGAACGCGATGCTTCAGGAAGTCGCGAGCGGCGCCGGACTGATCGGGCGCTGGGGACTCAACGAAGGCACCGGCACCAGCGCCGCGAGTACCGTCGGAGGCGCGCCGAGCGGCACGCTGACGGGCGGACCGACCTGGGCAGTCGGCGCGAGCTTCGGTCCCGCGTGGGCACTGTTCTTCAGCGGCACCACCGGCGTTGCGGCGCTCGGCAATCCGGCCGCACTCGGGCTTTCGCAGTACACGATCGAATGCTGGTTCCGTCGCGACGGCGCCGGTGCCGCCACCGACGTTGGCGCGGGTAGCGACGATGCGATTCCGCTCATTGCGCACGGGCGAGGCGACCAGGACACGGGGCAGGTGCACGTCAACTGGTTCCTGGGCATTCGCGAGAGCGACGGTGTCCTGATGACGGACTTCGAGGAGAGCTCTGCGGGTGCAACGCCGAGCCTCAATCACCCGACCTACGGAACCACGGCGTTGCCCCCGGGAAGCGCCTGGCACCACGCCGCCGCGACCTACGATGGCACCACGCTCAAGCTGTATCTCGATGGAGCGCTCGAATCGAGCGTGGTGGTCGGCCAGCCGGCCGGCACGCCGACGGTCATGCCGGCATCGATCGGCAGTGCGCTCGATCGCAACGGCGAGGCCGACGGATTCTTCCACGGCGTGATCGACGAAGCGCGAGTCTGGAATCTGGCTCGCTCGCAGGCGCAGATCCAGTCGACCGCGAACACGCAGATCGCCGGTGCCAGCGCCGGGCTGGTGGCGCGGTGGGGATTGAACGAAGGCACCGGAAGCTCGATCGCGAGCAGCGCGGGCACCGCATTGCCGGGCACGCTGAACGCGACGGGTTGGAGCTGGGTAGGAGGGGCACCGTTCAATCTGAGCTTCCTGGCGCCTGCGCCGCCGACCGCACTTGCGGCCGTGGCGCTCAGCTCGACCACGATTCGCCTCACCTGGACCGACAACTCGAGCAACGAGTCGCGCTTCGAGATCGAACGCTCGACCACCGGCGTGGGCGGGCCGTTTACGCCGGTCGATCAGGTTTCGGCGAACGTCGTCACGTTCGACGATGGCGGTCGCACCCCGGGCAGCGAGACCTGCTATCGCGTGCGCGCCGCGAACGGCAATGGCAATTCGAATTACACCAGCAGCGAGTGCGCGACCACGCCGCTGGTCACGCGCACCGCGCTCGACCTGGCGGGCAATACCTACGTGACGTTCGGCGATGCCGACGTCGTGGACCTGGCACAGTTCACGGTCGAATGCTGGTTCCGGCGCGATGGCGCCGGCACCACCACCACCACCGGCACCGGCGGTGTGACCGACGCGATCCCGATGGTCACCAACGGTCGCGGCGAGTCCGAAGTCTCGAACGTGGACCTGAACTGGTTCCTGGGTCTGCGGGCCGCCGACGGCGTTCTGATCGCTGACTTCGAAGAGGGCGCGGGCGGCACCAGCCCGAGCTTGAATCACCCGGTGATCGGCGTGACGCCGATCGCGGCGAACGGGGTGTGGCACCACGCGGCCGCCTCCTACGACGGCGGCACCTGGAGCCTGTATCTCGACGGCAACCTCGAAGCCACGGTGGTGGCGGGGCAGCCGGTGGCGTCACTCAGCACTCAGCACAACGCGATCGGCTCGGCGCTGACCTCGACCGGCACCGCCGCCGGCTTCTTCGAGGGCGCATTCGATGAAGTACGGGTCTGGAACTCGGCGCGCTCACTGACTCAGATTCGCTCCACTGCAAACGGGCAGCTCGATCTCGCGACCTCGGGCCTGGTCGCGCGCTGGAGTCTCGATGACGGCAGCGGCACCGCGGTCGCGAGCTCGGCGGGCACCATCGCGAACGGCACTATCAGTGGCGTGGCGTTCACCTGGATCGGGCCCGCACCGTTCGATCTGGCGTTCAACACGCCACCGGCGGTTCCCACGCTCAACGCGCCCGCCAGCGGCGCGACCGGGACCAGCACCAGCCCGACGCTCTCGGTGTCGGTGAGCGATGCAGATGGCGATAGCGTCACCGTCACGTTCTACGGACGCGCGGCCGGTCCTACTGCCGGCCCGGACTTCACGCTGCTCGGGATACCCGACACGCAGTTCTATACCTCACACCTGAACGGCGGCTCGAACGCGATCCTGTTCTCACAGATGAACTGGACGCTGGCCAACCGCGCGAGCCTCAACATTCCGTACATGGTTCAGCTCGGCGATTGCGTTCAGAACGGCGACAACGGCGGCAGTCCGATCGAGTGGCTGCGCGCCGACTCGGCGTGGAAGCTGGTCGAGAACCCGCTCGCGACCACGCTCGCCGACGGCATTCCGTATGGCATCTGCGTCGGCAATCACGACCAGTCACCGATCGGCGACGCCGACGGCACCACTACGTTCTACAACCAGTACTTTGGGAGCGCGCGCTACGCCGGCCGTGCCTACTACGGCGGGCATTACGGCGGGAACAACGACAACTGGTTCGACCTGTTCAGCGCTGGCGGGCTCGACTTCCTGTGCATCGGACTCGAGTACGACACCTCGCCCGATGTCGCCGTGCTGAACTGGGCCGACAGCCTCATGAAGGCGTATCCCAGTCGTCGCGCGTTCGTCGCCAGTCACAACCTGCTCGGCTCGGGCAACCCCGGCACGTTCTCGACCCAGGGCTCCGCCACATACAACGCGCTGCGCGACAACCCGAACTTCTTCATGATGCTGTGCGGCCACGTCTCCGAGGAGGGTCGCCGCGTGGACACGTTCGAAGGCCGCACGGTCCACACCGTGATGTCGGACTACCAGGCGCGCACCAACGGCGGCAACGGCTGGCTGCGGCTCATGAACTTCTCGCCCGCGAACAACGTGATCCGCGTACGCACCTACTCCCCGTGGCTTGTACAGTTCGAGGCCGACTCCGATTCGAGCAGCCAGTTCACGCTCGCCTATGACATGAGCGGCGGGGGAGCGGCCTACCAGGTGATCGGCTCGGTCAAGGTCGCATCGGGCGAGGTCGCGAGCCTGGTGTGGTCCGGACGCACCGCCAACACCGCGTATCAGTGGTACGCGGTGGCGAGCGATGGGCCGACCTCGCAGACCGGTCCGACCTGGTCGTTCACGACCGGCACGACCACGGCAGTGCCGGGACTTTCGGCCACTGAGTTCGCAATCGGGCCGGTGATCCCGAACCCGACGCGTGGCGCCTTCCGCGTGAGCTTCGCACTCCCGCAGGCCGGGGTGGTGCGCGCTTCGCTGCACGACGTGATGGGGCGCGAGGTCGCGGTGCTGGCCGACCGCAGGTTCGCGGCGGGCCGTCATGAACTCCACGCCGACGCGCTCGAACGCGTGCGCCGGCTCTCGAATGGCATCTACTTCGTTCGCGTGAGTGCCGCGGGTTCCACCCGCGTGCAGCGCGTCGCGATCGTTCAATGA
- a CDS encoding ATP-binding cassette domain-containing protein, whose protein sequence is MATLRSFATSRTSSCGGDRVGIIDPSGCGKTTLIRLLLGEMAPQHGTVTAGTKLETEHFEQLHEVLDEAKSVVENIAEGREMIAIGGGERHVVGYLRDFLFTPEQIQAPVSKLSGGERKRLQLAKVLSRPCNLLVLDEPTNDLDLETLELLEDMLVEFQGTLIVVSHDRAFLDNVVTSTLVFEGDGQWREYVGGYEDWLRQKAGRVGAARWRERASEGRTRRDSPASRRLQGEAGTRRVAGPDRETRVREAADLRADGRAGLLCFADRRRAAAVTKREPRGYSPR, encoded by the coding sequence ATGGCGACACTTCGATCGTTCGCGACTTCACGAACGAGCTCATGCGGGGGGGATCGCGTCGGCATCATCGACCCGAGTGGCTGCGGCAAGACCACGCTGATTCGCCTGCTGCTCGGCGAGATGGCACCACAGCACGGCACGGTCACCGCAGGCACCAAGCTGGAGACCGAGCACTTCGAGCAACTGCACGAAGTGCTCGACGAAGCGAAGAGCGTGGTCGAGAACATCGCCGAGGGCCGCGAGATGATCGCGATCGGCGGTGGCGAACGTCATGTGGTTGGCTACCTGCGCGACTTCCTGTTCACGCCGGAACAGATCCAGGCACCGGTCTCGAAGCTCTCGGGCGGCGAACGGAAACGCCTCCAGCTGGCGAAGGTGCTCTCGCGCCCCTGCAACCTGCTGGTGCTCGACGAGCCGACCAACGACCTCGACCTGGAAACGCTCGAGCTGCTCGAAGACATGCTCGTGGAGTTTCAGGGCACGCTGATCGTGGTGTCGCACGACCGCGCGTTCCTCGACAACGTGGTCACCTCCACGCTCGTCTTCGAAGGCGACGGCCAGTGGCGCGAGTACGTGGGCGGCTACGAGGACTGGTTGCGGCAAAAAGCCGGCCGGGTCGGCGCCGCGAGGTGGCGCGAGCGCGCGAGCGAAGGTCGAACGCGACGGGACTCGCCCGCGTCGCGCCGGCTTCAAGGAGAAGCGGGAACTCGGCGAGTTGCCGGGCCGGATCGAGAGACTCGAGTCCGAGAAGCAGCAGATCTTCGAGCGGATGGCCGCGCCGGACTTCTATGTTTCGCGGACCGACGAAGGGCCGCAGCCGTAACAAAACGCGAGCCGCGCGGGTATTCTCCGCGTTGA
- a CDS encoding DEAD/DEAH box helicase: MQARSSTPSGSVGQRVASELSPRTRMGPEVRGATSSTLPLERFHRALIHNRFRERVQEPVVTKTSSRCPPARQARDSQLGYGSAAEVAADLRASTNPGGGPAADWGQSTMTFEQLEVRPELIAALAKQGITEPTAIQIQRQCTDLTQNTGWPIRVLLLIGGTSIERQIDKLKMKPHLVVGSPGRILELITMGRLKTPAIRWIVIDEADRLMVTESLPAIRAIIAAAPRARQLIFASATEQPASEEAIATLAPDRVMLQAGAVAVNENIEHFYLVCELRDEPETLRKLLHALHPERAMVFVHRNERAENLSAKLAHHHIEVADLHGAADKRDRKQAMDDFRGGRVRVLVASDVGARGLDIKGSSGNRVGAFTA, from the coding sequence GTGCAGGCGCGCTCGAGCACCCCGTCCGGCAGTGTCGGCCAGCGGGTCGCTTCTGAACTCTCGCCCCGGACACGGATGGGTCCGGAAGTCAGAGGGGCCACCTCATCCACTCTCCCGCTCGAGCGATTCCACCGGGCGCTTATCCACAATCGATTCAGAGAACGAGTGCAGGAGCCCGTTGTGACCAAGACCTCGTCGCGGTGTCCGCCAGCGCGTCAGGCTCGTGACTCTCAACTGGGCTATGGTTCAGCGGCTGAGGTGGCGGCTGATCTGCGGGCGAGCACGAATCCCGGGGGCGGCCCGGCCGCTGACTGGGGACAGAGCACCATGACATTCGAACAACTCGAAGTGCGTCCCGAACTCATCGCGGCCCTGGCGAAGCAGGGGATCACCGAGCCCACCGCGATTCAGATTCAGCGGCAGTGCACCGACCTCACACAGAACACCGGCTGGCCGATCCGCGTGCTGCTGCTGATCGGCGGCACCTCGATCGAGCGTCAGATCGACAAGCTCAAGATGAAGCCGCACCTGGTCGTCGGTTCGCCGGGGCGCATCCTCGAACTCATCACCATGGGCAGGCTCAAGACGCCGGCGATCCGATGGATCGTGATCGACGAAGCCGATCGCCTCATGGTCACGGAGAGCCTGCCCGCGATCCGCGCGATCATCGCCGCCGCACCGCGCGCGCGGCAGCTGATCTTTGCGTCGGCCACCGAACAGCCCGCGAGCGAGGAGGCCATCGCCACGCTCGCGCCCGATCGGGTCATGCTGCAGGCCGGTGCCGTGGCAGTGAACGAGAACATCGAGCACTTCTATCTCGTCTGCGAACTGCGCGACGAGCCGGAAACGCTGCGCAAGCTCCTGCACGCACTCCACCCTGAACGGGCCATGGTATTCGTGCACCGCAATGAACGAGCCGAGAACCTTTCAGCGAAACTCGCGCATCATCACATCGAGGTCGCCGACCTGCACGGCGCGGCCGACAAGCGAGACCGCAAGCAGGCGATGGATGACTTCCGCGGCGGCCGGGTTCGCGTGCTGGTTGCCTCCGATGTGGGCGCACGCGGGCTCGACATTAAGGGCTCTTCCGGGAATCGTGTGGGTGCTTTCACGGCCTGA
- a CDS encoding TerC family protein yields MSLDFLRDPTFAWVSLAVFVVVSLAVDMIIHRKSHELALKEALVGSAFWVSLGLLFNLAVFLSRGPQAGTEFLTGYIIELSLSVDNLFVFMVLFRYFRVPAAFQHRVLFWGIFGAVVMRLIFVFAGVALLERFHWLMYVFGAILVWSGIKMFTQHEVEVHPEKNPILRLFARFVPMTADYERDRFFVKRAGVLMATPLVMVLIMIEITDLVFAVDSIPAVLAVTRDPFIVFSSNIFAVLGLRALFFSLNHVMKLFHYLHYGLAGILAFIGVKMILSDLIHMPTWLALGVVVVTLVGCIVASLIWPQRSPLEEPAPTGPPPHIGPDGDS; encoded by the coding sequence ATGAGCCTCGACTTCCTCCGAGACCCCACGTTCGCCTGGGTGTCGCTCGCCGTGTTCGTGGTGGTGTCGCTCGCCGTGGACATGATCATCCACCGCAAGAGTCACGAGCTGGCGCTCAAAGAAGCGCTGGTGGGCAGCGCTTTCTGGGTCTCGCTCGGGCTGCTGTTCAACCTCGCGGTGTTCCTGTCCCGCGGGCCGCAGGCCGGCACCGAGTTCCTGACCGGCTACATCATCGAGCTGTCGCTCAGCGTCGACAATCTGTTCGTCTTCATGGTGCTGTTCCGCTACTTCCGCGTGCCGGCGGCGTTCCAGCATCGTGTGTTGTTCTGGGGAATCTTCGGCGCGGTCGTGATGCGGCTGATCTTCGTGTTCGCCGGCGTCGCGCTGCTCGAGCGCTTCCACTGGCTGATGTACGTGTTCGGCGCGATCCTCGTGTGGTCGGGCATCAAGATGTTCACGCAGCACGAAGTCGAGGTGCACCCCGAGAAGAACCCCATCCTGCGCCTGTTCGCGCGCTTCGTTCCGATGACCGCGGACTACGAGCGCGATCGCTTCTTCGTGAAGCGCGCGGGCGTGCTCATGGCCACACCGCTCGTCATGGTGCTGATCATGATCGAGATCACTGACCTGGTGTTCGCGGTCGATTCGATCCCGGCGGTGCTCGCGGTGACGCGCGACCCGTTCATTGTGTTCTCGTCGAACATCTTCGCGGTGCTGGGCCTGCGCGCGCTGTTCTTCTCGCTCAACCACGTGATGAAGCTGTTCCACTACCTGCACTACGGGCTCGCGGGCATTCTCGCGTTCATCGGCGTGAAGATGATCCTCTCGGACTTGATCCACATGCCGACCTGGCTCGCCCTCGGCGTCGTGGTCGTGACGCTGGTCGGATGCATTGTGGCCTCTCTGATCTGGCCGCAACGCTCGCCGCTCGAAGAGCCGGCGCCGACCGGCCCGCCGCCGCACATCGGTCCCGACGGGGATTCGTAG
- a CDS encoding glycosyltransferase family 2 protein: protein MVSIVIPSRAEGAGLLACLTAATRIAGVGEIVVSAHHESAATREAAEHRDERVRWVECPRASRGDQLNRGTAIARGEVLLFLHADTRLPAEAIEHMTRALLDDGVVGGAFRLAFDASHPVLDLLSAASRVAWPTAFFGDQAMFCRREVFEQLGGFRDAPLFEDVELARALARRGKLVRLDPRATTSSRRFVAAGPARQLARNVALLALHYLGIPARTLARSYRP, encoded by the coding sequence GTGGTCTCGATCGTCATTCCATCCCGAGCCGAGGGCGCCGGACTGCTGGCTTGCCTGACCGCCGCGACGCGGATAGCCGGCGTGGGCGAGATCGTCGTGTCCGCGCATCACGAGTCGGCCGCAACGCGAGAAGCGGCGGAGCACCGCGACGAACGAGTCCGGTGGGTCGAGTGCCCGCGAGCCTCGCGTGGCGATCAGCTCAATCGCGGCACCGCGATCGCGCGAGGCGAGGTGCTGCTGTTCCTGCACGCCGACACCCGGCTGCCGGCGGAGGCGATCGAGCACATGACGCGCGCCCTACTCGACGACGGCGTGGTCGGTGGCGCGTTCCGGCTGGCGTTCGATGCTTCGCATCCGGTGCTCGACCTGCTCTCGGCCGCGAGCCGAGTGGCGTGGCCAACGGCATTCTTCGGCGACCAGGCGATGTTTTGCCGGCGCGAGGTGTTCGAGCAGTTGGGTGGTTTTCGTGATGCTCCGCTGTTCGAAGACGTGGAGTTAGCGCGGGCACTCGCCCGGCGTGGAAAGCTGGTGCGGCTCGATCCCCGTGCGACGACTTCCTCCCGACGCTTCGTCGCCGCCGGCCCGGCGCGACAACTCGCGCGCAATGTCGCCTTGCTCGCGCTTCACTACCTCGGGATCCCCGCGCGAACGCTTGCGAGGAGCTATCGACCGTGA
- a CDS encoding DUF3047 domain-containing protein, translating to MTLGLVLAMLVQLGWQSTEALRLDWHEVAYRGRTHYSVERDSSDVWLHADAIGQHSALFHALDVKPQGVGLRWRWRVIRHPAGANTNLRSRDDRAAAVFVLIHRSVLPWRTRGLIYQWVEGQERGPWRPSPYAHDIRVITLEHSAAGGTWRSEVRDLEADLRAAFGELPKRIEAIGVLSDADNTRDRAIADFGAIEVSIPGDSVTAVH from the coding sequence GTGACGCTCGGGCTGGTGCTCGCGATGCTGGTCCAGTTGGGATGGCAGTCGACCGAAGCGCTGCGTCTCGATTGGCACGAGGTCGCCTACAGGGGACGCACGCACTACTCGGTCGAACGGGATTCCAGCGACGTCTGGCTCCACGCCGATGCCATCGGGCAGCACTCGGCACTGTTCCACGCGCTCGACGTGAAGCCACAGGGGGTTGGGTTGCGCTGGCGCTGGCGCGTGATTCGGCACCCCGCCGGCGCGAACACGAATCTGAGATCCCGCGACGACCGAGCGGCCGCGGTGTTCGTGCTCATTCATCGCAGCGTGCTTCCATGGCGCACTCGTGGCCTGATCTATCAGTGGGTCGAAGGGCAGGAGCGCGGCCCGTGGAGACCGAGCCCCTACGCGCACGACATCCGCGTGATCACGCTCGAGCATTCCGCGGCGGGCGGCACGTGGCGCTCCGAAGTGAGGGATCTCGAAGCGGACCTGCGCGCCGCGTTCGGGGAGCTGCCGAAGCGCATCGAAGCGATCGGTGTGCTGTCCGACGCGGACAATACTCGCGATCGAGCGATCGCCGACTTCGGTGCCATCGAGGTGAGTATCCCGGGTGACTCGGTGACCGCGGTGCACTAG
- a CDS encoding DUF547 domain-containing protein has product MDYGGVARNRSPLERYLASAREARPEGWPRDEQVAFWVNVYNARVLDGVIRRPGLRSVLDVGRTLGIPTIAFFREKSIVAGRRLSLNDIEHGTLRARFKDARVHFVLNCASASCPLLPPEALSGDRLDAQLERATRQFLTDRTRNRIDPAQELELSSIFKWYGEDFRADAGSVQAFIELHWPVAERFARALPVRFIDYDWTLNGSW; this is encoded by the coding sequence GTGGACTATGGCGGAGTGGCTCGCAATCGCAGTCCGCTCGAGCGCTATCTCGCGAGCGCTCGCGAGGCGCGGCCCGAGGGTTGGCCGCGCGATGAGCAGGTTGCGTTCTGGGTCAATGTCTACAACGCGCGCGTGCTCGACGGCGTGATTCGGCGCCCAGGGCTCCGAAGCGTGCTCGACGTGGGCCGAACGTTGGGTATCCCCACGATCGCGTTCTTTCGCGAGAAGTCCATAGTCGCTGGCCGCAGGTTGTCGCTCAACGACATCGAGCACGGAACCCTGCGTGCGCGGTTCAAGGATGCGCGAGTTCACTTCGTGCTCAACTGCGCCTCGGCGAGTTGCCCGTTGCTGCCTCCCGAGGCACTCTCCGGCGACCGCCTCGATGCGCAACTCGAGCGCGCGACGCGTCAGTTTCTCACCGATCGCACCCGCAATCGCATCGACCCCGCGCAGGAGCTGGAGCTGTCTTCGATCTTCAAGTGGTACGGCGAGGACTTCCGGGCCGATGCCGGTAGCGTGCAGGCGTTCATCGAACTCCACTGGCCTGTAGCGGAGCGGTTCGCCCGCGCGCTTCCGGTGCGCTTCATCGACTACGATTGGACGCTGAACGGTTCGTGGTGA
- a CDS encoding ISL3 family transposase, whose translation MPRLNYPTHGIRQLKVPWAEPGSQFTAMFEALAIDWLQQASVTAVSKHLRISWDEASGIMERAVRRGLKRREAEVVKHAGVDETSFAKRQAYVTVVADLERSRVLYVADDRSQASLDGYWASLSHEHLGAIEAIAMDMCAPYIQSVMLNVPFADERIVFDKFHIAQNLNQAVDQVRRMEHQRLSAEGDTLLKGTRFDWLRHPASFTRAAGQEFDVLRERVRRVARAWELKETAMAIFDLKAAWAARRNFERWFAWAIRCQLEPIKRVARTLQRHWDQIENYFRHRITNAGLEAINTKIQGVKRRSRGFRSRERFKMAIYFHCGGLDLYPTGAAIRP comes from the coding sequence GTGCCGCGCTTGAACTACCCGACGCACGGGATCCGCCAACTCAAGGTGCCGTGGGCCGAGCCGGGCTCGCAGTTCACGGCGATGTTCGAGGCACTGGCGATCGATTGGCTGCAGCAGGCGAGCGTGACCGCGGTCTCGAAACACCTCCGCATCTCATGGGACGAAGCCTCGGGGATCATGGAACGCGCCGTGCGCCGCGGGCTGAAGCGTCGCGAGGCCGAGGTCGTGAAGCATGCCGGGGTCGACGAGACATCGTTCGCCAAGCGGCAGGCGTACGTGACGGTGGTCGCCGACCTCGAGCGCTCGCGAGTGCTGTACGTAGCCGACGATCGCTCGCAGGCCAGCCTGGATGGCTATTGGGCGAGCCTCTCGCACGAGCACCTCGGGGCGATCGAAGCGATCGCGATGGACATGTGTGCGCCGTACATCCAGTCGGTGATGTTGAACGTGCCGTTCGCCGACGAGCGGATCGTGTTCGACAAGTTCCACATCGCCCAGAACCTGAACCAGGCGGTGGACCAGGTGCGCCGCATGGAACACCAGCGACTGAGCGCTGAAGGCGACACCCTCCTCAAGGGGACGAGGTTCGACTGGCTGCGGCACCCCGCTTCGTTCACGCGTGCGGCGGGCCAGGAGTTCGATGTGCTGCGCGAGCGCGTGCGCCGCGTCGCGCGAGCGTGGGAACTCAAGGAGACCGCCATGGCGATCTTCGATCTGAAGGCCGCGTGGGCGGCGCGGCGGAACTTCGAGCGCTGGTTCGCGTGGGCGATCCGCTGCCAGCTCGAGCCGATCAAGCGCGTGGCCCGCACCCTGCAGCGGCACTGGGACCAGATCGAGAATTACTTCCGGCATCGGATCACCAACGCGGGGCTGGAGGCGATCAACACGAAGATCCAGGGTGTGAAGCGGCGTTCACGCGGCTTCCGCAGCCGCGAGCGCTTCAAGATGGCCATCTACTTCCACTGCGGCGGGCTCGACCTCTACCCGACCGGCGCCGCGATCAGGCCGTGA
- a CDS encoding RNA polymerase sigma factor produces the protein MLERACTGDPSALGEFFDHYFARVFATVRRLVGDPTAAEDITQDVFLKVHRHMNRLDPARDPAPWLFTVALNACRDFWRSESWRRARRTVPLEDPSIALQLHAKGAGPEQAFAQAEDQRRLLEAIDRLPPPLRAAVVLRECEGLDHREIADLTRVNYAASRKRHSRGLQALGELLREGESR, from the coding sequence GTGCTCGAGCGCGCCTGCACGGGCGATCCGAGCGCTCTCGGCGAGTTTTTTGACCACTACTTCGCCCGAGTTTTCGCGACCGTTCGGCGCCTGGTTGGAGACCCCACCGCAGCGGAAGACATCACCCAGGACGTGTTCCTCAAAGTTCATCGCCACATGAACCGACTCGACCCCGCGCGCGATCCGGCGCCCTGGCTCTTCACCGTCGCGCTGAACGCCTGTCGTGACTTCTGGCGCTCGGAATCGTGGCGGCGCGCGCGGCGCACCGTGCCACTCGAGGATCCGAGCATCGCGCTCCAGCTCCATGCGAAGGGCGCCGGTCCCGAGCAGGCATTCGCGCAGGCCGAAGACCAACGTCGCCTGCTCGAAGCGATCGATCGCCTCCCGCCGCCGCTTCGCGCCGCGGTGGTGCTCCGCGAATGCGAGGGCCTCGATCATCGCGAGATCGCCGATCTCACTCGTGTCAACTACGCGGCCTCCCGGAAGCGGCATTCCCGCGGGTTGCAGGCACTCGGCGAGTTGCTGAGGGAGGGCGAGTCCCGATGA